Proteins found in one Candidatus Eisenbacteria bacterium genomic segment:
- a CDS encoding 5'-3' exonuclease produces MRLLIDYSSLLYRAYHSLPESLPMQGVHGFLNMLARLITDQRPDELAICVDDDWRPAFRVDALPSYKAHRVADEEGEEDPVGPQEELGREVLDALGFAVVGAEGFEAEDVIATLAARPKAPVAIVSGDRDCFALVRDPDVVVLYPLRGVTTLARVDEAEITRRYGIPGRAYLEFALLRGDPSDGLPGVAGIGEKTAAALVQRYGSLDAILLATDLAPAVARRIDAGREYLAAARRVVPPVADVDLPRRSLVLPRAPAHPRRLERLATEHQLAGPIERVRRALADAGHPGQKKG; encoded by the coding sequence ATGCGCCTCCTGATCGACTACTCGAGCCTGCTCTACCGCGCCTATCACTCGCTCCCGGAGAGCCTGCCGATGCAGGGCGTGCACGGCTTCCTCAACATGCTGGCGCGCCTGATCACGGATCAGCGACCGGACGAGCTCGCGATCTGCGTCGACGACGACTGGCGCCCGGCCTTCCGCGTCGACGCCCTGCCGTCGTACAAGGCGCACCGGGTCGCGGACGAGGAAGGCGAGGAAGATCCCGTCGGTCCGCAGGAGGAGCTGGGACGCGAAGTGCTCGACGCGCTCGGCTTCGCGGTCGTCGGGGCGGAGGGCTTCGAGGCCGAGGACGTGATCGCGACGCTCGCGGCACGGCCGAAGGCCCCCGTCGCCATCGTCTCCGGCGACCGCGACTGCTTCGCGCTCGTGCGCGACCCGGATGTCGTCGTGCTCTACCCGCTGCGCGGTGTGACGACGCTCGCCCGGGTCGACGAGGCCGAGATCACCAGGCGCTACGGCATACCCGGCCGCGCCTACCTCGAGTTCGCGCTCCTGCGCGGCGATCCGTCGGACGGCCTGCCGGGCGTGGCCGGGATCGGCGAGAAGACGGCCGCCGCGCTGGTGCAGCGCTACGGCTCGCTCGACGCGATCCTGCTGGCGACCGATCTCGCCCCGGCCGTCGCCCGGCGCATCGACGCGGGTCGCGAGTACCTCGCGGCGGCCCGGCGTGTCGTACCGCCGGTCGCCGACGTCGACCTGCCGCGGCGGTCGCTCGTGCTGCCGCGCGCGCCGGCGCATCCACGCCGGCTGGAGCGACTGGCCACCGAGCACCAGCTCGCCGGGCCGATCGAGCGCGTGCGTCGCGCGCTCGCTGACGCGGGACACCCGGGACAAAAGAAGGGCTGA